CGTAGTGATTGATGATGTGACTGCTCCAACTCCAGATGTTGCAACTCTTGCTGATGTAGCAGCTGAATGTGAAGTCACAACTTTAATCCCTCCAACAGCAACCGATAATTGTGGTGGAACGGTAACAGTAACAAACGATGCAATGCTGCCTATTTCAACGCAAGGAACAACCGTCGTAACTTGGACATACGATGATGGTAACGGAAACACATCAACACAAACACAAAATGTAGTGATTGATGATGTGACTGCTCCAACTCCAGATGTTGCAACTCTTGCTGATGTAATTGCTCAATGTTCAGTAACAACTTTAACTGCTCCAACAGCTACTGATAATTGTGGTGGAACCGTAACAGTAACTAATGATGCAACACTGCCTATTACAACACAAGGCACAACGGTCGTAACCTGGACGTATGCGGATGCCAATGGAAATGCATCTACCCAAACGCAAAATGTGGTTATTTTAGATACCACTGCTCCAAATGCAGTTTGTCAAAATTTTACAGTCACATTAGATGAGTTTGGTAATGCAACTATTTCAGAAACTGACATCGATAATGGTTCAACTGATAATTGTGGGATTCAATCAATTTCTTTAAATAATACTATTTTCGATTGTTCTAATTTAGGCGCCAATACGGTAATTTTAACCGTTAGAGATTTATCAGGAAATGTATCGACTTGTACCGCAACAGTGACGGTTTTAGATCCAGCTGCGAATGCGGATGTTCATATTATAAATACGACAACTAATAACGATTCCCCTATTGCAATCTGTGATGGTGAAATTATAACCTTTAATGCCAATACAACAACAGACAGTGGTGCATCACCTATATATAATTGGTTTATTGATGGCACTTCTTTTGGAACAAATAATCCAACCTTTACACCTTTCACACCGTTAACGATTGGAACACATACCATATATGTGGAAATGCAATCCAGCTTATCAGCTTGTATAGCACCAGTACCAAGTAATACCATTACCGTTACTGTAAATGCAGCACCAGCTGTAACATCCCCTACACAAATTTGTATGGGAAACACTGGAAATTTAACACCAAATTCAGGTGGTACTTGGACGAGTAATAATATAGGAATAGCCACAGTTACAAATGCAGGGGTTATTACGCCTGTTGCACCAGGAAATGTAAGCTTTACGTTTACGAGTAGCGCAACAACTTGTTCTAGCACCACGAATAATGTGACTATCAATGCGTTGCCTATAATCAGTAATTTACCAAGTAATAGTGATATTTGCGTGAATGAAACTCATACTCTATCACCTTCCTCCGGAGGAATATGGACCAGTAGCAATCCTGCTGTTGCAACTATTTCTAATGCAGGTGTTATTACTGGTGTAACACCTGGTAATGTTACTTTTACTTATACCAATACCGCTACGGGTTGTAGTATGACTTCTGCTTCTATTGAGGTATTGGATATTCCTGTGATTACTTCGGTTACGGCTTCAAACAATCCTGTTTGTGCTGGCGATGCAAGTATTTTAACGGCGAATGTTTTAGGAGCTGGTGGAAATAATGTAACGCTAGTGAACTATAATTTTAACTCTGGTAGTTCTTATTTAAATTCCTCTATAGTTGATGGGAATGAAGCAAGTGGAATTACGTCTAATATTAATGGAACTATAGACTTTAATAGACCAAATAATCAAGGTGAGCCTACAACACCAACAGCATTTACGCAAAACACAACTGCTGGAGGTGCTCTGCGTCAAATTGATGATTGGGAAGATGGTGGCGGATGGGGAGGTTCAGACGATGCTGGGAATTGGCGTTTCAACCTTGGTGGCACCAGTTTATCAACTTATCAAGATTTTAGAGTATATTTTCAAGCAAGTAGAGCCACAGGTTTGGGCGGATATAAAAATATTTTGATTGACTTTAGATCTCCTAATATTAATGGAGGTAATTGGGTAAATGGTCACCGCACACTACCGCTTCCAGAAGGAAATAGCAACTGGGTTGATATTAATTTCCCTTTACCGGCTGGAGTTAATAATCCAAATAATTTAGAAATACGTTTGAGGGTAAATGATGCTTCCACTTTTAATTATATATGTGGATGGGGAGGTTGTATCACTTGGGCTGAAAGAGAACCTCATGTGCTGATAGATAATTTTCAAGTTCAGGCAACTACTTCAGGCAGTAATTTTGAATATGCTTGGATTGCAAATACGGGTGCCAATGCAGGATTACCAGCTGGAGCGGGAACGGCGTCATCCACAAATAATGAAATTACGGTAAATCCGCAGGTAAATACAATTTATACAGTAATTGTAACGAATAGTGATGGTTGTCCAGCAACGCAAACAGTACCTGTTGATGTTTTTGCAGTACCTAGTTTAAGCGTTTTGGCAGATTATTGCCCAGCACCACCAAATAACAACTCCGTCCAACTAGTTGCAGATGGTTTAGGTTTTGTGAGTTATGAATGGAATACTGGGGAAACCACGCCATCCATATTTGTTGACATAGCAGGTACCTATCAAGTAATAGGTACTACAATTAACGGCTGTACCGTATCCGCAACAATAAATGTTGCTACTGAATTAGTCGTAAATGGAGACTTCCAACAAGGCAATATTGGTTTTACGTCTGATTATACATATCATGCAGATGCTGCAGGAAATAATGAATTAGTAGATGATACTGGAACTAATGGATATTCAATTACAACAAATGGTCAAAATGTGCATCCTAATTTTTGGGGATTTGATAATACCACAGGGACTGGCAATTTTATGGCGGTGAATGGTCATGGCAGCGGATTAATAGTATGGCAACAAGCCAATGTAACTGTATTACCAAGCACTACTTATTACTTTTCCGCTTATGGAATGAGCCTAAACGATCAATGGAGATCATCAAGACGAGCAAGATTAACATTTAATGTGGGAGGAATTAATGTAGGGACAACACCTACCTTACCAAACCGTCCTGACAACAATAATCCTGGGTCAGATAATTGGACACGCTTTTATGGAACTTACACAACGGGACCGGCAGAGACGTCTGTGGATATAGAGATTAGAAATTTAAACAATTCCGCTAGTGGTAACGATTTTGGTATAGATGATATCTCATTTGCGACTCTATCAACTTTTATCAGATTAACAACACCAGCAGGAACTGATAATCAAACCGTTTGTCAAGATTCGCCGATAACAGATATTACCTATGATATTGGAGGCGGATTAACCCCTCCAAACATTACAGGTTTACCTGCTGGTTTAACCACTAACTTTGATGGTTTAGAGTATACAATAGCTGGAACACCAACTGCATTCGGAACTTTTAATTACACCATTACCACAACTTCCAGTTGTGATATCAAATCAGCATCAGGAACTATTGTAGTCAACGAAGCACCAATAGCAACCATCAATACAGCACCAACAACTATTTGTCAATCGGCCAATTCCATAACCTTGGATGCCAGTTTATCCGGTAGCGCAGCTATTGGTAATCCTGGTTCGGGGTGGACGACTTCTGGAACAGGAACTTTTGATGATGCCTCTAGCCTAACACCAGTCTATACGTTTGGTTCTGGCGAAGCAGGCACCGTAACCTTGACTTTGACAACCAATACACCTGCTGGTCCTTGTAATGCAGCTACGACAGATGTTGATATTGAAATTACACCTTATATAGTAGCCAATGCTGGTTCCGATCAGTCCACAGTTAATTGTGCTACTTCAACGGTAACGCTTGCAGCCAATAATTCTACAGGACTATGGACAGCTTTACCTTCAACAGGTTATTTTTCTGATCCTTCGGCCTACAATTCTAGTTTTACAGGTGATAGTGGTGAAACATACACCTTGACATGGACTGCTACAAATACAGCACCTTGTTTAGACAATTCAGATTCTGTAATAGTTACAATTCCAAACTGTGCTGACAATATAATTTTTGATGGAACAGATGATAACATTAGTTTTACCAATAATTATGGTATGACTTCGGGTGCCTTTAGTATAGAAGCTTGGGTAAAACCTAATAATACATCAGGAACACAAACTATTATTTCTAAACGAAATAGCGCGAGTTTAACCTCGGGATACGATTTGAGTTTAGTGGGATCAACATTAAATTTTAGATGGAATGGAAATACCATGTTTGCAACACAAGCCATGGATAGACCTAAATGGTATCATGTAGCTATTACATTTAATGGTACTAATACATATACCATGTATATCGATGGTTTTGAAATTCGAAACAATACTTCAGGAACCTCACCACTTCCAAATTCCAATAAGACTTTAATTGGAGCCATGGATACAACGAATAATTCACCAATCAATCACTTTGGTGGCGGTATTGATGAAGTTCGTATTTGGAATAGAGCAATTTCTCAAACACAAATTCGCGAAATGATGAATCAAGAAATTCAAGCCAATGGTGCTGCTGTTTCTGGTGTTGTTGTTCCTACTAATATTAGTGGTGGATTGCAATGGAGTAACTTAATAGGTTACTACCAAATGAAAGATGGTTCGCAAGCATCTGTTGCTGGAGGCGAAATTGAAAATATTGCAACTAACATAATGGATGGTAACTTGAATAGCATGACAACAGACCAAATTGAAACTGCACCAATACCTTATATTTCGGATGGAAATGGTTCATGGGACACGCAAGCCACTTGGCTAAACGGTTCGGTGCAACAAATACCAAATTCAACAGTAAATAGTATCAATGGTCAACCTCAAACTTGGAATATTGTGAGAACAGGACATAATGTAAACTCACCAAATAGAAATCTAACCGTTTTGGGTCTTTTAGTAGATGAAAATATATTAACCATTCGGAATTCTAATCCAACAGATGGACAAAGCTTAAGAGTGACCAATTATTTAAGAATTGGTGATTTAAATGGTGCTAACAATATGGCTATACTTGATCTTGAAGGTGAATCGCAACTATTGCAAAACACGAACAGTATTGTAGATTATACTGCTGATGGTGTTTTAAATCGTGATCAGCAAGGAACCTCTAACCGTTTTAATTATAATTATTGGGGAAGCCCAGTAAGTACGGATGGTGTTTTAGGAGCTAGAACCTATACTTTAAGTGGAATTATATCTAATGCCGGATGGACATCTGGAAATAATGGTTCTTTAAGTCCTTTAACCTTGAGCAGTAGATGGATTTATTCTTTTTCTGAAGGTCTGCAAGACACGTATTCTGAATGGGAATATAAAGGTAATGCTGGTGATTTTGAAGTTGGGTTAGGATTTACAATGAAAGGACCAGGACCCGCATCTCCTGTAGACACTCAAAACTATATCTTTAGAGGACAACCAAATAATGGAACTATAACGGCTAAAGTTTCATCAACTAGTGGAATTAATCAAACATTAGTTGGAAATCCTTATGCTTCTGCTATTGATGCGGATATGTTTATTAGGGATAATATACCTGGAGGAAATGCAGGCACTTCTGGTAGTATTGATGGGTCTTTATATTTCTGGAAACAATCCACCACAAATAATTCACACATTACAGCTAACTATCAAGGTGGTTATGCTACTTATAATTTATCAGGAGGTAATCCAGCCGTTTCATCACCAGGTATTAATGGTGTTGGCGATGCTAATTTAGCTATTCCAAAACGATACATACCTGTAGCACAAGGTTTCTTTGTTACGGCCGCGGCCAGTAGTGATCAAGTGACCAATGATGTGGTATTTAAAAACAGCCAACGTATTTTCATTAAGGAGTCTTCTGGTAATTCAGAATTCTTTAGAGGTACTATTAATAGCGAAATAAACCGGGAAAACGAAGAAGTAACAAATGACATTCAACGCATTCGTGTACAGTTTACAACTCCGGAAAATGCTATTCGTCCTTTATTGTTAGCGTTTACACCTGATAATTTAGCAAGTGAAGGTTTTGACTACGGTTACGATGCCTTAAACACAGACGACAATCCTAGCGACATGTCTTTCCAAATTGAAGAAGGGAAATACATCATACAAGGTGTGGGTGAATTTAATGCTGAAAATATGTATCCTGTAACCATTGATATGGGTATGACAGGTAATGCAGAAATAGCACTTACCGATTTAGAGAATTTTGACGCAGATCCTGACGTATTTGTTTATGATGCGCTATTAGGAACTTATACACGTATCAATGTAACGCCATACCAAACAAATCTGGATGCTGGAACACATGAAGGGCGTTTCTATATTGTATTCCAAGAGGATAATGTATTAAGTACAGAGACAGATGAGTTTCCTCATGTTATTGTAAACTACTTGAATAGTACTAATCAAATTTACATTAAGGTGCCTTATAGTATGGACATCAAACAAGTGTACTTGGTTAATATGTTAGGACAAACCATTAAGTCTTGGAATAGTACTAATGCACCACTATCTCAAGAATGCAAAATACCTGTAAGACAGTTATCGGAAGGCAACTACATTATTAAGGTGCAGACAACAGATAATCAAACCATCAATAAAAAGGTGATTGTCAAAATGCAATAAAACATAAATAACTTTTAATATTAACGACCTCCCAGAGAATTTTGAGAGGTCGTTTTTTTTTATTCCCCTATTTTACACTTTATAAAGTGTATAGCTGGTGCTTGGCTAGTGTATGGAAAGACCATGTCAACAGAAAATAACAAATACAGTGAAAATTGGGGATTCCAAAGAAAAATAGTAAAAATCACGAAAACGTTACAAAACAACATAATTCCATGAAATTCAAACCTAGAAACAGGAATCAAAAATGCATTTCAACGAATTTATTAGCTTTTCATGGATGTTTTTAAAAAATAATTCTATATTAGCCATCCCAAATCATATTAACATTCATTTAAACCCCAACGCAAATGAATACATTAACCTACTTATACACATGGGTGTTTTGCGCGCTATTTTTAGGCCTAACACCAGCAGCTGCCCATACCACAGAATCCACCGTAGCATTTAATCAACCCCAATTAGTCCGCATAGATTTTACCATGCCTAATGGCTATGTTAGGCATTTATTATTAGGTTTTACACCAGATAATGCCGCATCAGACGGAGTTGACTATGGCTATGATGCGTTAAATATGGACAACTATCCAGACGATTTAAACTGGATGATTAACAATGAACGCTATGTAATACAAGGCGTGGGAGCTTTTGATGATTCAAAACAATATCCTTTGGGCATGTTTTTGTCTAATGCTGGTAATGTAGCAATAGCTTTGGATAGATTGGAAAATTTTAATAACCCTATAGATGTCTATTTGTATGATGCCGTAAACAATACTCACACCCTTTTAAATGAATCCGATTTTCAGGATACAATTTCGGAAGGAACATATTTAGATCGCTTTTTTATAACCTTCAAAGATAATTCCGGTTCTTTAGACGAATTTGGTAACGTTGTATTGTCCATTGATGATACTCCTAATGATGAAAAGACTAGCATCACCTATGTACGGAACACCAAGGAATTACACGGGAAATCAAATCAAACTATTAGGCAAATAGAAATCTATAATATATTAGGAAAACGCATTGAAAATTTTCAAAATATAAATAGTAAGCATATTAGACTACCACTCCATATATCAAAAGAGCGTTATGGTATTATTAAAATCCATACCCAAAATGGACATACCAGCAAAAAAGTTATTTTTTAATTGAACTTTTTAATTTTAAGTGTAAAACCAGTGAATCCTACTCACTGGTTTTTTTTTGTTTACAAGGGAAGTTGGTCAATAATTTGAAAATTAAGTAGTTAAAATCTTACTTATTAGATAAAAACATATCACATCAAATAAAAACTAACTTCTTGTTTTTTAGAAGTTTACAAAAGCTTGCGTTAAAAACACATACTGTTTGTCGATTTTATATGCATTTCACGGATGTTTTTAAAAAAATAAAATATATATTAGCAGCATCAAAAAACTAATCCAAATGTGCTATGAAATTAAATTACTCTAAATTAAAAATCCAAATCACCTTGTTCGTGTTGTTATTTGCTTCCAGTATAATGCAAGCTCAAACAAGTGCATCTAGCAAGGCCGACAAGTATTTAAGCCAAAAAGGTGAAGTCACTTTTAGCTTTCAAATTAATGATGTTTCTGAACTGGAATCGATGACTTCAGAAATGTCTATTCTGAATTATGACCCAAATACACGAACCGTATATGCTTGGGCAAATACAGAACAGTTTAGAAAATTTCAAGCTAGTAATAGAACGTTTCAAGTAAATTCAGAAGATAACGAAGCCACCGGTATTGTCATGTCTAATGAATTACCGGCTAGTCAAAATAGAGGTCCTTATCCCCTAACCTTTCCATTAACAGCCTATCCAACCTATGCGGATTATGCGACGCAAATGCAAGAGTTTGCTATCAACCATCCTGATATTTGTGAATTAGTAGATATCGGTGGCACAACCGAAGGTGTTGCCGGCGGAAACAAGCGTTTATTATTTTTAAAGCTATCGGATAATATTGTAACGGAAGAAGAAGAGCCTAAAGTGATGTACACATCTTCCATACATGGAGATGAAATTACTGGTTACCCTTTAATGCTTAACTTAATTAATTATTTTATTACCGCATATAAAAATACGGGGCATTCAGATCACTTACGAATCAAAAACTTAATTGATAATTCTGAAGTATGGATTAACCCAATGGCAAATCCAGATGGTACATACTACAATAATGCAACCAATACCTCTGTGGTAAATGCTAGAAGGGCAAATGCCAATGGGTTGGATTTAAACAGAAACTATCCAGATAACGTTTATGGTCCGCATTCAAATGGCCATACAGCTTATGAGTTAGAAACCCAACATTTTATGAATTTAGCTGCTAACACACACTTTGTGCTATCTGCTAATTTTCACGGTGGCGTTGAAGTTGTAAATTATCCTTGGGATAATACCTATGACAGACATCCAGATGACGATTGGTTTATGCAAATTTCAAGAGAATATGCTGATAATGCTCAAGCTAATAGCCCAAATGGTTATATGGACGATTTAAATAATGGAATTACCCATGGAGCGGATTGGTATCGCGTTTATGGCGGTCGCCAAGATTATATGAATTTTACACACCAGTGTAAAGAAACAACAATGGAGTTATCCAATACTAAATTAATTCCATCCAATCAATTAGTAAGTCACTGGAACTATAACCGTGAAGCTCTAATTGAATACTTAATTCAAGGAACCTACGGATTTCAAGGAAAAGTAAAAGATGCTGTTAGTGGCGACCCTATTGAAGCAACCATTAAATTGGTTGGGCATGATGCCGTAGGATCACATACCGTTAGTAACTTACCTCATGGTGATTTTTACAGACCGGTTTTTGCGGGAACTTATAATATTTTTATTGAAGCGCCTTGCTACCAATCAGTTACGCTAACAAATCAAACCATTGCAAACTATCAAACCATTACATTGGCAGATATTTTATTAACACCTTTAACGGCAACAGCTCCTACGAGCTTAAATACATCCGGAACGGATGCTAGTTCTACCAATGCTAGCTGGACGGCGGCAACAGCTGATAGTTTTGATCTTCGCTATCGTGAAGTGGGAACACCAACATGGACTGATATTTTAGGGATAACATCTAACCCATATCAAATTACAGGACTTTCCCCAAATACCACTTACGAATTTCAAGTAAAATCGTATTGTGGATCTAATAGTACGGCTTATTCAAGTTCACAACAGTTCACAACAACCAATATTAATTACTGTAATGCGCAAGGAGGTAGCATTGCAGATGAATTTATTGGAATCGTAACTATTAATGGAACGAGTAATAATACGGTAAACGCTACAACCTCGGGATATTCAGATTTTACAGCAAGTACTATATTTTCAGATTTAGATATTGTTAGCAATGCAACTGGAAACACTATAAATGTCACTAAAGTATGGCCTGGTAGTAACTATAGAGAGGCTGTAACAGCTTGGGTAGACTTCAATCAAAATGGCACGTTTGAAGGCACTGAAATAATTTTTAGCAGCAGCTCCAGCACTATCAATCCTGTTTCTGGAACTTTTAATGTTCCTAGTGATGCTGCTTTAGGAACCACACGTATGCGTGTTTTAATGAAATACTATAATGGTGCTGGAAATAACGCAAATAATCCATGTGAATCATTTAGTTATGGTGAAGTTGAAGATTATACGCTTAACATCACAAATTCAACTTTAAACACGGATAATTTTGATGCAAATACTATTAAAGTATTCCCAAACCCGTTTAACAATTCGGTAAATATTAAGTTAATGGACAGCAATCCAGTGAACATTAGTGTATATGATATTAGTGGTCGTATCGTTTCAAAATTAAACGAAGCCAATCCCTTAAATCAAACCATTACGCTAGATAACTTAAAGAAACTATCATCAGGCACTTATTTTATTCAAATAGAAATTAAAGCCAGTAATAAAACAGTTGTAAAACGAATTATTAAAAAATAAAGAAAATATAAGAGGTTAAAGCTATTAGTTTTAACCTCTTTTTTTTTACCGAATTTCAACAAAATATAAAGAATACGTACATTTTATCGATTTTTTTTTGCACATCATAAATTGATTTTCAAAAAAACCAATATTTAGCACCTACAAACCCAAACCAATGAAATTAACCGCCCTTAAGTTAAGAACCTTAACTGCCATGGTAGTGTTTTTAATAGCTTCCAGTATAATGCAAGCACAAGTAAATGCGTCACGTCAGGCAGACCAGTATTTAAGCCAAAAAGGTGAAGTCACTTTTAGCTTTCAAATAAATGATGTTTCTGAAATAGAATCAATGACTTCAGAAATGTCTATTCTTAATTATGACCCTAATACGCGAACCGTGTATGCCTGGGCAAATACAGAACAATTTAGAAGGTTTGAATCTAGTAATAGAACGTTTCAAGTAAATTCAGAAGATAACGAAGCCACCGGTATTGTCATGTCTAATGAATTACCGGCTAGTCAAAATAGAGGTCCTTATCCCCTAACCTTTCCGTTAACAGCCTATCCAACCTATGCGGATTATGCGACGCAAATGCAAGAGTTTGCTATCAACCATCCTGATATTTGTGAATTAGTTGATATCGGTGGCACAACCGAAGGTGTTGCCGGCGGAAACAAGCGTTTATTGTTTTTAAAGCTATCGGATAATATTGGCACTGAAGAAGCAGAACCTAAAGTGATGTACACATCTTCCATACATGGAGATGAAATCACGGGTTACCCTTTAATGCTTAACTTAATTAATTATTTTATTACCGCATATAAAAATACGGGGCATTCAGATCACTTACGAATCAAAAACTTAATTGATAATTCTGAAGTATGGATTAACCCCATGGCAAATCCAGATGGTACATACTACAATAATGCAACCAATACCTCTGTGGTAAATGCTAGAAGGGCAAATGCTAATAACTTAGATTTAAACAGAAACTATCCAGATAACGTTAATGGTCCGCATTCTAATGGCCATACAGCTTATGAGTTAGAAACCCAACATTTTATGAATTTAGCTGCTAACACACACTTTGTGCTATCTGCTAATTTTCACGGTGGCGTTGAAGTTGTAAATTATCCTTGGGATAATACCTATGACAGACATCCAGATGACGATTGGTTTATGCAAATTTCAAGAGAATATGCTGATAATGCTCAAGCTAATAGCCCAAATGGCTACATGGATTACTTGAATAATGGTATAACCCATGGTGCGGATTGGTATCTCGTTTATGGCGGGCGCCAAGATTATATGAATTTTACACACCAGTGTAAAGAAACAACAATGGAGTTATCCAATACTAAATTAATTCCATCCAATCAATTAGTAAGTCACTGGAATTATAACCGTGAAGCATTAATTGAATACTTAATTCAAGGAACCTACGGATTTCAAGGAAAAGTAAAAGATGCTGTTAGTGGAGACCCTATTGAAGCAACAATAAAATTGGTTGGGCATGATGCTTTAGGTTCGCATACGGTGAGTTCTTTGCCTCATGGCGATTTTTACAGACCGGTTTTTGC
Above is a window of Bizionia sp. M204 DNA encoding:
- a CDS encoding LamG-like jellyroll fold domain-containing protein encodes the protein MKKTTFYSLLLIVITFSIQGFSKPISSDYFSANTNQGTFFSNPLNDYVSLRPDFEESFTESSASRAITSCPTNFSVNVDPGTCGAVVTYTMPTTDLSGGSMVLTSALGIGDTFPDGPTTVTYEERDSGNTATGQICNFVVTVLDNEAPVLTPAIDRNVNLDASCEITIPNVLGTATDNCDVASITQNPIAGFVISAVHNQTINVTVTATDDSGNTDVETVVLTAIDVINPITPTLANLTGECSVTATAPTTTDACSGTITGTTTDPLTFNTQGIYTITWNFNDGNGNISTQTQNVVIDDVTAPTPDVATLANVTAQCEVTSLTPPTATDNCGGTVTVTNDATLPITTQGTTVVTWTYDDGNGNTSTQTQNVVIDDVTAPTPDFATLADVIAQCSVTSLTPPTATDNCGGTVTVTNDATLPISTQGTTVVTWTYDDGNGNTSTQTQNVVIDDVTAPTPDFATLADVIAQCSVTSLTPPTATDNCGGTVTVTNDATLPISTQGTTVVTWTYDDGNGNTSTQTQNVIIDDITAPVADAASLSDVTAQCEVTTLTPPTATDNCGGTVTVTNDATLPITTQGTTVVTWTYDDGNGNTSTQTQNVVIDDVTAPTPDAATLADVTSECEVTTLTAPTATDNCGGTVTVTNDATLPITTQGTTVVTWTYDDGNGNTSTQTQNVVIDDVTAPTPDVATLADVTAQCEVTTLTAPTATDNCGGTVTVTNDATLPISTQGTTVVTWTYDDGNGNTSTQTQNVVIDDVTAPTPDVAALADVTAQCSVTTLTSPTATDNCGGTVTVTNDATLPISTQGTTVVTWTYDDGNGNTSIQTQNVVIDDVTAPTPDVATLADVTAECEVTSLTPPTATDNCGGTVTVTNDATLPISTQGSTVVTWTYDDVNGNTSTQTQNVVIDDVTAPTPNVATLADVTAECEVTSLTPPTATDNCGGTVTVTNDATLPISTQGTTVVTWTYDDSNGNTSTQTQNVVIDDVTAPTPDVATLADVAAECEVTTLIPPTATDNCGGTVTVTNDAMLPISTQGTTVVTWTYDDGNGNTSTQTQNVVIDDVTAPTPDVATLADVIAQCSVTTLTAPTATDNCGGTVTVTNDATLPITTQGTTVVTWTYADANGNASTQTQNVVILDTTAPNAVCQNFTVTLDEFGNATISETDIDNGSTDNCGIQSISLNNTIFDCSNLGANTVILTVRDLSGNVSTCTATVTVLDPAANADVHIINTTTNNDSPIAICDGEIITFNANTTTDSGASPIYNWFIDGTSFGTNNPTFTPFTPLTIGTHTIYVEMQSSLSACIAPVPSNTITVTVNAAPAVTSPTQICMGNTGNLTPNSGGTWTSNNIGIATVTNAGVITPVAPGNVSFTFTSSATTCSSTTNNVTINALPIISNLPSNSDICVNETHTLSPSSGGIWTSSNPAVATISNAGVITGVTPGNVTFTYTNTATGCSMTSASIEVLDIPVITSVTASNNPVCAGDASILTANVLGAGGNNVTLVNYNFNSGSSYLNSSIVDGNEASGITSNINGTIDFNRPNNQGEPTTPTAFTQNTTAGGALRQIDDWEDGGGWGGSDDAGNWRFNLGGTSLSTYQDFRVYFQASRATGLGGYKNILIDFRSPNINGGNWVNGHRTLPLPEGNSNWVDINFPLPAGVNNPNNLEIRLRVNDASTFNYICGWGGCITWAEREPHVLIDNFQVQATTSGSNFEYAWIANTGANAGLPAGAGTASSTNNEITVNPQVNTIYTVIVTNSDGCPATQTVPVDVFAVPSLSVLADYCPAPPNNNSVQLVADGLGFVSYEWNTGETTPSIFVDIAGTYQVIGTTINGCTVSATINVATELVVNGDFQQGNIGFTSDYTYHADAAGNNELVDDTGTNGYSITTNGQNVHPNFWGFDNTTGTGNFMAVNGHGSGLIVWQQANVTVLPSTTYYFSAYGMSLNDQWRSSRRARLTFNVGGINVGTTPTLPNRPDNNNPGSDNWTRFYGTYTTGPAETSVDIEIRNLNNSASGNDFGIDDISFATLSTFIRLTTPAGTDNQTVCQDSPITDITYDIGGGLTPPNITGLPAGLTTNFDGLEYTIAGTPTAFGTFNYTITTTSSCDIKSASGTIVVNEAPIATINTAPTTICQSANSITLDASLSGSAAIGNPGSGWTTSGTGTFDDASSLTPVYTFGSGEAGTVTLTLTTNTPAGPCNAATTDVDIEITPYIVANAGSDQSTVNCATSTVTLAANNSTGLWTALPSTGYFSDPSAYNSSFTGDSGETYTLTWTATNTAPCLDNSDSVIVTIPNCADNIIFDGTDDNISFTNNYGMTSGAFSIEAWVKPNNTSGTQTIISKRNSASLTSGYDLSLVGSTLNFRWNGNTMFATQAMDRPKWYHVAITFNGTNTYTMYIDGFEIRNNTSGTSPLPNSNKTLIGAMDTTNNSPINHFGGGIDEVRIWNRAISQTQIREMMNQEIQANGAAVSGVVVPTNISGGLQWSNLIGYYQMKDGSQASVAGGEIENIATNIMDGNLNSMTTDQIETAPIPYISDGNGSWDTQATWLNGSVQQIPNSTVNSINGQPQTWNIVRTGHNVNSPNRNLTVLGLLVDENILTIRNSNPTDGQSLRVTNYLRIGDLNGANNMAILDLEGESQLLQNTNSIVDYTADGVLNRDQQGTSNRFNYNYWGSPVSTDGVLGARTYTLSGIISNAGWTSGNNGSLSPLTLSSRWIYSFSEGLQDTYSEWEYKGNAGDFEVGLGFTMKGPGPASPVDTQNYIFRGQPNNGTITAKVSSTSGINQTLVGNPYASAIDADMFIRDNIPGGNAGTSGSIDGSLYFWKQSTTNNSHITANYQGGYATYNLSGGNPAVSSPGINGVGDANLAIPKRYIPVAQGFFVTAAASSDQVTNDVVFKNSQRIFIKESSGNSEFFRGTINSEINRENEEVTNDIQRIRVQFTTPENAIRPLLLAFTPDNLASEGFDYGYDALNTDDNPSDMSFQIEEGKYIIQGVGEFNAENMYPVTIDMGMTGNAEIALTDLENFDADPDVFVYDALLGTYTRINVTPYQTNLDAGTHEGRFYIVFQEDNVLSTETDEFPHVIVNYLNSTNQIYIKVPYSMDIKQVYLVNMLGQTIKSWNSTNAPLSQECKIPVRQLSEGNYIIKVQTTDNQTINKKVIVKMQ